From a region of the Acomys russatus chromosome 4, mAcoRus1.1, whole genome shotgun sequence genome:
- the LOC127187774 gene encoding neuroendocrine secretory protein 55: protein MDRRSRAQQWRRARHNYNDLCPPIGRRAATALLWLSCSIALLRALATSNARAQQRAAQRRSFLNAHHRSAAAAAAAQVLPESPESESDHEHEESEPELARPECLEYEQDDFETESETESESEIESETEFESEPESEPETAPATEPETEPEDERGPRGATFNQSLTQRLQALKLQSANASPSRAQPTTQEAESASEGEEPQREPLDEDPRDPEESEERKEEENRQPRRCRTRKPARRRDQSPESPPRKGPIPIRRH, encoded by the coding sequence ATGGATCGCAGGTCCCGGGCTCAGCAGTGGCGCCGAGCTCGCCATAATTACAACGACCTGTGCCCGCCCATTGGCCGCCGGGCAGCTACCGCGCTcctctggctctcctgctccaTTGCTCTCCTCCGCGCCCTAGCCACTTCCAACGCCCGCGCCCAGCAGCGTGCCGCCCAGCGCCGGAGCTTCCTTAACGCCCACCACCGCTCCGCCGCGGCGGCCGCTGCCGCCCAGGTACTCCCCGAGTCCCCTGAATCTGAGTCTGATCACGAGCACGAGGAGTCCGAGCCTGAGCTAGCCCGCCCCGAGTGCCTGGAGTACGAACAGGACGACTTCGAGACCGAGTCCGAGACCGAGTCTGAGTCTGAAATTGAGTCCGAGACAGAATTCGAGTCCGAGCCTGAGTCTGAGCCTGAGACCGCCCCTGCAACTGAGCCTGAGACCGAACCCGAAGACGAGCGCGGCCCCCGAGGAGCCACCTTCAACCAGTCTCTCACCCAGCGTCTGCAGGCTCTGAAGTTGCAGAGCGCCAACGCCTCCCCGAGTCGTGCGCagcccaccactcaggaggccgagAGCGCAAGCGAGGGGGAGGAGCCCCAGCGCGAGCCCTTAGACGAGGATCCTCGGGACCCCGAGGAGTCAGAGGAAcgcaaggaggaggagaacaggcAGCCCCGCCGCTGCAGGACCAGGAAGCCTGCCCGCCGCCGCGACCAGTCCCCGGAGTCCCCTCCCAGAAAGGGGCCCATCCCCATCCGGCGTCACTAA
- the LOC127187770 gene encoding guanine nucleotide-binding protein G(s) subunit alpha isoforms XLas-like, producing MGMRNCLHGNNMSGQHDIPPEVGEQPEQEPLEAPGAAAPGAGPGPAEEMETEPSNNEPVPDETGTEVGGPPEVSRSDLQSLSQAFEEVRVGGDYSPPPEEAMPFETQQPSLGDFWPTLEQPGTSGTQAGLKAFNSALLEPGPPSGSNPCLGDYSPPPEEAMPFEFNESAQGSCSQPLLQIPDLAPGGPEAGVPRALPAEPGNLRFANASIREDYSPPPEESMPFGLEGEEFGGDSPPPGLPRVIPQIGIGGVFPAVAVPSALCLAPAANAPPLWVQDAIDRPFSEAVRSPPNFACDSPPMEISRPLLEIGRASIGVDDDTTVNMDSPPIASDGPPIEVSGAPDKSQRAERPPVEREAAEMEGSPITAAAVEGKVPSPGRGDGSSTQPEAMDARPAPAAQAVATESDAGGAPLAPATTEDLQTDPEEVGAATAIRPEPDGGAAAVDPATPAESEGNRDPAAEPASEAVPATKAESASGAAPVTQVEPAAAAVSATPAEPAARAAPVTPTEPTTRPIPTARAHPAAGAVPGAPAMPASARAAAARAAYAGPLVWGARSLSATPAARASLPARAAAAARAASAARAVTAGRSATAAPSRAHLRPPSPEIQVADPPTPRPPPRPTAWPEKYERGRSCCRYEASSVICEIDSSSDESEEGATGCFQWLLRRNRRPGQPRSHTVGSNPVRNFFARTFGRCFGLSESSRSRSLSPGKARDLMEERRKQMRKEAIEMREQKRADKKRSKLIDKQLEEEKMDYMCTHRLLLLGRKVVPSDTEGRYRPEASASASDRRLDRRGREVSQELLGRALRGSPGSIVRDRGGLGPSGCAPPPRLARLLRLRQLVVGVCWCPFSVFACA from the exons ATGGGCATGCGCAACTGCCTCCACGGCAATAATATGTCAGGACAACACGATATCCCCCCTGAAGTCGGGGAGCAGCCCGAGCAAGAACCTTTGGAGGCCCCAGGGGCAGCTGCCCCCGGTGCTGGGCCTGGCCCAGCCGAAGAAATGGAGACCGAACCGTCTAACAATGAGCCCGTCCCCGACGAGACTGGCACTGAGGTCGGTGGACCCCCTGAAGTCTCCAGATCTGACCTCCAGAGCCTTAGCCAGGCCTTCGAGGAAGTCCGAGTGGGTGGAGATTACAGCCCACCTCCGGAGGAAGCCATGCCATTCGAGACCCAACAGCCCAGCCTGGGAGATTTCTGGCCCACCCTGGAGCAGCCTGGAACATCTGggacccaggcaggcctcaaagcCTTCAACTCAGCGCTTTTGGAGCCCGGGCCCCCCAGTGGTTCGAACCCATGTCTGGGAGACTACAGCCCCCCACCAGAAGAAGCTATGCCATTTGAGTTCAATGAGTCTGCCCAAGGAAGCTGTAGCCAGCCTCTCCTCCAAATCCCAGACCTTGCTCCAGGAGGTCCGGAGGCAGGGGTCCCCAGAGCTCTTCCCGCGGAGCCCGGCAACCTCAGATTTGCAAACGCTAGCATCCGAGAAGACTACAGCCCTCCACCTGAAGAATCTATGCCATTTGGGCTTGAGGGAGAAGAATTTGGGGGCGATAGCCCACCCCCAGGACTCCCGCGAGTCATCCCTCAAATCGGCATTGGCGGCGTGTTCCCGGCAGTCGCGGTCCCGAGTGCGCTCTGCCTCGCTCCCGCCGCGAACGCGCCTCCCCTCTGGGTCCAAGACGCCATTGACAGACCATTCAGCGAGGCTGTCAGATCTCCTCCTAACTTCGCATGCGACAGCCCCCCGATGGAGATCTCCAGACCCCTGCTTGAGATTGGCAGAGCCTCCATTGGGGTCGACGACGACACCACTGTCAATATGGACAGCCCCCCAATCGCAAGTGATGGCCCGCCCATCGAAGTCTCCGGAGCCCCAGATAAGAGCCAGCGCGCAGAGAGACCCCCAGTTGAGCGAGAAGCAGCCGAGATGGAAGGAAGCCCTATCACCGCAGCTGCGGTGGAAGGAAAAGTCCCCTCTCCGGGGAGAGGGGACGGATCCTCCACCCAGCCAGAAGCAATGGATGCCAGGCCAGCCCCTGCTGCCCAAGCCGTCGCTACCGAATCTGATGCCGGCGGAGCTCCTCTGGCCCCAGCAACAACCGAAGATCTCCAAACCGATCCTGAAGAAGTCGGAGCAGCCACTGCTATCCGCCCTGAACCTGACGGAGGGGCAGCCGCGGTCGACCCAGCCACCCCTGCCGAGTCCGAAGGCAACAGAGATCCAGCCGCTGAGCCAGCCTCCGAGGCAGTCCCTGCCACCAAGGCCGAGTCTGCCTCCGGGGCAGCCCCCGTCACCCAGGTGGAGCCCGCAGCCGCGGCAGTCTCTGCCACCCCGGCGGAGCCTGCCGCCCGGGCTGCTCCTGTCACCCCTACGGAGCCCACTACCCGGCCAATCCCCACTGCCAGAGCCCATCCGGCCGCCGGGGCAGTCCCTGGTGCCCCAGCGATGCCAGCCTCTGCTAGGGCAGCTGCCGCTAGGGCAGCCTATGCAGGTCCCTTGGTCTGGGGAGCCAGGTCACTCTCTGCTACTCCCGCCGCCCGGGCATCCCTTCCTGCCCGCGCAGCTGCCGCCGCCCGGGCAGCCTCTGCTGCCCGGGCAGTCACTGCCGGCCGGTCAGCCACTGCCGCCCCAAGCAGAGCCCATCTTAGACCCCCCAGCCCCGAGATCCAGGTTGCTGATCCGCCTACTCCGCGGCCTCCTCCGAGGCCGACTGCCTGGCCTGAGAAGTACGAGCGAGGCCGAAGCTGCTGCAGGTACGAGGCGTCGTCAGTCATCTGCGAGATCGACTCCTCTAGTGATGAGTCGGAAGAAGGGGCCACCGGCTGCTTCCAGTGGCTTCTGCGGCGAAACCGCCGCCCTGGCCAGCCCCGGAGCCACACAGTTGGGAGCAACCCTGTCCGCAACTTCTTCGCCAGAACCTTCGGAAGGTGCTTCGGTCTATCCGAGAGTTCCCGATCACGATCCCTCAGCCCGGGGAAGGCCAGGGATCTCATGGAGGAGAGGCGCAAACAGATGCGCAAAGAAGCCATTGAGATGCGAGAGCAGAAGCGCGCAGATAAGAAACGCAGCAAGCTCATCGACAAGCaactggaggaggagaagatggacTACATGTGTACGCACCGCCTGCTGCTTCTAG GGAGAAAAGTGGTGCCGAGCGACACTGAGGGTCGTTACCGGCCGGAGGCCAGCGCCAGCGCCAGCGATCGTAGGCTGGACAGGCGGGGGCGTGAGGTGAGCCAGGAACTGCTGGGGAGGGCCCTTCGGGGCTCCCCCGGCTCGATTGTTCGTGACCGCGGTGGGCTAGGGCCATCGGGGTGCGCGCCCCCGCCTCGCCTGGCACGGCTGCTTCGACTCAGACAgcttgttgttggtgtgtgttggtgtccaTTTTCTGTGTTCGCCTGTGCATGA